A stretch of the Vigna radiata var. radiata cultivar VC1973A chromosome 7, Vradiata_ver6, whole genome shotgun sequence genome encodes the following:
- the LOC106765374 gene encoding mitochondrial outer membrane protein porin of 36 kDa has translation MVKGPGLYTDIGKRARDLLFKDYQNDHKFTITTHTSTGVEITSTGVRKGELYLADISTKLKNKNITSDIKVDTNSSLRTTITVDEPAPGLKAIFSFIFPDQKSGKVELQYLHEYAGISTSIGLTANPIVNFSGVVGNNLIAVGTDLSFDTASGNFTRYNAGLNITHADLIASLTLNDKGDTLNASYYHIVSPLTNTAVGAELSHNFSSNENSLTIGTQHALDPLTHLKARVNNYGLASALIQHDWNPKTRFSLVGEVDTGAIGKSAKVGLAVALKP, from the exons ATGGTGAAAGGTCCAGGTCTCTACACTGACATCGGCAAGAGAGCTCGAG ATCTTCTGTTCAAGGATTATCAGAATGACCACAAGTTCACCATCACCACTCACACTTCTACTGGAGTG GAAATTACTTCAACTGGAGTCAGGAAGGGTGAGTTATATTTGGCCGATATCAGCACTAAGCTGAAGAACAAGAACATCACATCTGATATCAAAGTGGACACTAACTCAAGT CTACGTACAACCATTACCGTGGATGAACCCGCTCCTGGACTCAAGGCAATTTTTAGCTTTATTTTTCCAGATCAGAAATCTGGCAAG GTGGAACTCCAGTACCTGCACGAGTATGCTGGAATCAGCACCAGCATTGGATTGACAGCAAATCCCATTGTTAACTTCTCTGGTGTGGTTGGAAATAATTTGATCGCTGTGGGGACagatctttcatttgatactgCGTCCGGCAACTTTACTAGATACAATGCTGGGCTGAATATTACACATGCTGATCTCATTGCATCTCTAACTCT AAATGATAAAGGTGATACCCTTAATGCCTCATATTACCACATTGTAAGCCCTTTGACTAACACTGCCGTTGGCGCGGAGCTTTCACATAACTTTTCCAGCAATGAGAACTCACTCACCATTGGTACACAACATGCTCTGGACCCGTTAACGCACTTGAAAGCTCGGGTGAACAACTATGGTCTGGCAAGTGCTCTGATTCAGCATGACTGGAATCCAAAAACTCGTTTCTCTCTTGTTGGGGAGGTGGATACTGGGGCCATCGGAAAGAGTGCAAAGGTTGGTCTTGCTGTGGCCTTGAAACCTTAG
- the LOC106769355 gene encoding uncharacterized protein LOC106769355: protein MDLFRVDLKSEIHLRFLLSSCSNLEWLGLCECYNLENITIENPFCQKLKYLNVSLCQQLKKLVLHNTSLETLEYKGREIELVFDAPRLTTFYSPVSDTSACHKKLWPILKLPTVLPQMETLILECSCFMGEVMKNRLSALTFPWLRHLEVIKVATVRQDLGWVAIILKTCPVLRRLDLHLRTYFCCTEDEVSESDWPEKFSHEDLKEVVITVRGHSSEIEIAIYLMRVAPALQKMIIEPTAKICSF from the exons ATGGACCTCTTCCGAGTGGATCTGAAATCTGAGATTCATCTCCGGTTTTTGCTGTCTAGCTGCAGCAATCTTGAATGGTTGGGGTTGTGTGAGTGTTACAACTTGGAAAACATTACAATAGAGAATCCCTTTTGCCAGAAATTGAAGTACCTGAACGTGAGTCTTTGCCAACAATTGAAGAAACTCGTGCTCCACAACACCAGTTTGGAGACCTTGGAATACAAGGGAAGAGAAATTGAACTTGTGTTTGATGCGCCCAGACTTACAACTTTCTACAGTCCTGTGAGTGACACTTCTGCTTGTCATAAGAAGCTTTGGCCAATCCTCAAACTTCCCACTGTTCTACCCCAGATGGAAACTTTGATCCTCGAGTGCAGTTGTTTCATG GGTGAGGTTATGAAAAATAGATTGTCTGCATTAACATTTCCATGGCTGAGGCATCTTGAAGTTATTAAAGTGGCTACAGTTCGACAGGATCTGGGTTGGGTAGCCATAATTCTTAAGACATGCCCTGTACTCCGAAGACTAGACTTACAC TTAAGGACTTATTTTTGCTGTACTGAAGATGAGGTAAGCGAAAGTGATTGGCCTGAGAAATTCTCACATGAAGATCTGAAGGAAGTAGTAATAACTGTTAGAGGACATTCaagtgaaattgaaattgcaatttATCTTATGAGGGTGGCACCTGCGCTGCAGAAGATGATCATAGAACCAACTGCAAAGATATGCAGTTTTTAA
- the LOC106769354 gene encoding eukaryotic translation initiation factor 3 subunit I-like, whose product MRPILMKGHERPLTFLKYNRDGDLLFSCAKDHNPTVWFADNGERLGTYRGHNGAVWCCDVSRDSGRLITGSADQTAKLWNVQSGQQLFTFNFDSPARSVDFSVGDKLAVITTDPFMELPSAIHVKRIAKDPSEQTGESVLLIKGPQGRINRAVWGPLNRTIISAGEDAVIRIWDSETGKLIKESDKESGHKKTVTSLVKSADGSHFLTGSLDKSARLWDTRTLTLIKTYVTERPVNAVAMSPLLDHVVLGGGQDASAVTTTDHRAGKFEAKFYDKILQEEIGGVKGHFGPINALAFNPDGKSFSSGGEDGYVRLHHFDSDYFNIKI is encoded by the exons ATGAGGCCGATTTTGATGAAGGGCCACGAGAGGCCACTCACGTTCCTCAAGTACAACAGGGACGGTGATCTCCTCTTCTCCTGCGCCAAGGACCACAACCCTACGGTCTGGTTTGCCGACAACGGTGAACGCCTTGGCACTTACCGTGGTCACAACGGTGCCGTTTGGTGCTGCGACGTCTCAA GAGATTCTGGTCGACTCATAACGGGGAGTGCGGATCAGACCGCGAAGCTATGGAACGTGCAGTCTGGTCAGCAGTTGTTCACCTTCAATTTTGATTCTCCGGCCCGGTCTGTTGATTTTTCTGTCGGGGATAAGCTCGCTGTCATTACCACTGATCCTTTTATGGAATTGCCCTCTGCAATCCATGTCAAGCGCATTGCAAAAGATCCCTCCGAAC AGACTGGGGAGTCTGTACTTCTCATTAAGGGTCCTCAGGGACGAATAAATAGAGCTGTTTGGGGACCACTCAACAGAACCATCATTAGTGCTGGTGAAGATGCTGTTATTCGTATTTGGGATTCTGAG ACGGGAAAATTGATTAAGGAGTCAGACAAAGAATCTGGCCATAAAAAGACAGTGACATCACTTGTCAAGTCTGCGGATGGTTCACACTTCCTTACAGGCTCTCTGGACAAGTCTGCTAGG CTTTGGGATACTAGAACATTGACTCTTATCAAGACCTATGTCACAGAACGGCCAGTCAATGCAGTTGCAATGTCGCCACTTCTTGATCAT GTGGTACTTGGAGGTGGTCAGGACGCATCAGCTGTTACAACCACTGATCATCGTGCTGGAAAATTTGAAGCCAAATTCTATGACAAG ATTCTTCAAGAAGAAATTGGGGGCGTGAAAGGGCATTTTGGACCAATTAATGCATTGGCCTTTAACCCGGATGGAAAAAG tttttcaagtGGAGGTGAAGATGGTTATGTACGGTTGCATCACTTTGACTCAGattatttcaacatcaaaatatAG